TCTTGAAGGACTCAAAGTCCTGAGCAAATCGGCCAAGGCGAGAGAGGATTTCAATGTGGCTTTGACGCTCGGCAATTACATGGCGCCCGAAGTGCGTCACGATGTTTCCATCCCGATTCCAGCAGGAGTTGAAGGTGAGAAACTTTCCCTCTTTGTCGGAGATGCCAGCTCAGCCGATATCCTGGACAAGGGCTGGTCGGTTAATTCGATTACCTCTTTTGATGGCCTGCTTCGATACTTAAGGAATACGCGGAGTAATGATCGTATTTATGTGAAACTACTCCGCTCAGCTCCAGGTTTGCGAATCAACGGCCAGGATATGCCGTCCTTGCCCTTGTCGGTACGTATGTTGATGGAAAGTCCACGGAATCGTTCACTCATTGAGGACTCCACCTGGGAGACAATCTGGGAATCCGAGATAGATGTTCCTGGTTCTTTCGAAGGAAGTTACTTCCTGCCGATCGAGGTGATGTGAATGTAAGATCCTCAGTGTTTAATGATTATCCACAGAGTCACCGAGAACACAGAGCTGGTTTTTATTAGCCGCAGATGGAACACGGATTTTCGCTGATAAAGTAAGAGATCATTTGAATTTAATCCGCGTTTAGTCCGCGTTCATCCGTGGCTAATATTATTGTTATATTAATCCGTATCATGTTCGACTTTGTGCACAAGCGAAGTGCGGTCCACCGTGAAATCTGCTTTCAAAAAAGCTTTGCTCATCGGAAGCTTCATCTCGAATTTGCTCAGCTTCATTACAGACACCTTTGCCTGGTCCGTTGAAAAGCCCAAAATGTGTCCACCTTGCTTACGGTCATTCGTCAAAAAGTGAAAGTGGTAGCCAGGGACATTGATGCCTTTGACGTAGCCCGGGCACCGAAATCCGATCATGGTTCCGCTTACGTTCTCCAGATTGAAAATGGATTGATGCTCCACGATTTCTGAGACTGGAGGATAGGGTTGATTTTGTTTTTCCACGCTGCGTGCCTTGACCATGTTGAAAGTACCTTCGATGCGAATAGCATAAAAAATATTCAATGACTCCAGCTTCGCATCCATTGCCTCTTTAAAATCATCATAGCTGGATGCCGACATGGTCATGTTCTGCGCGGAGTCTTTGTCGAAGTGGCAAACCGTACTAAACGGGCTTTCTTCCTCATCGGAAACTTCAGCAACGGTTCCATCTGCACTGATACGGTAGAAGACGCCATCCATGGCAATCATCTCACCATTCATTCCATTGTAGGTTCCGAGGCCGAAGCCTCCTTTATCCTTCAATTCTCCGACTGTGATGTTGCCATCGTAGACTCGGTCGAGCAGGGCATCGATTGTCGAATACTGAAAAACTTTGCCACTTCCCCTGGCAAAGCCAGCCAGAGTAACAGCAAGAGCGAGGGTAAGAATATATGGTTTTAGCATATGTGGATGTATTGTATTAAAGCGTCATTGATGAGTATTCGACCAGGACAGACTGAACCAGGTCCGCCAATTCAGGCTCCAGGGACTCTGAATCCTGGGCAAAGGAATCCAGTAAACCTTGAGCAGGGCAGTC
The Rubellicoccus peritrichatus DNA segment above includes these coding regions:
- the budA gene encoding acetolactate decarboxylase: MLKPYILTLALAVTLAGFARGSGKVFQYSTIDALLDRVYDGNITVGELKDKGGFGLGTYNGMNGEMIAMDGVFYRISADGTVAEVSDEEESPFSTVCHFDKDSAQNMTMSASSYDDFKEAMDAKLESLNIFYAIRIEGTFNMVKARSVEKQNQPYPPVSEIVEHQSIFNLENVSGTMIGFRCPGYVKGINVPGYHFHFLTNDRKQGGHILGFSTDQAKVSVMKLSKFEMKLPMSKAFLKADFTVDRTSLVHKVEHDTD